Proteins found in one Nocardia brasiliensis ATCC 700358 genomic segment:
- a CDS encoding TetR/AcrR family transcriptional regulator: MTTEQMGLRDRKKLQTRENISDQATRLFLEHGFDKVTIADVAAAAQVAKMTVTNYFPRKEDLALDLRDVFVDQLARVVREREPGQSALAALRAAYLTAATEQDPVAGFSGPEFAGMIADSPALLARLREFHDDRQQALADTLAAETGTAATDITPRVAAAQLGGVHRVLFDETMRRTLAGESNDRIAAALVEYIGIAFDALTPSLADYAVR, encoded by the coding sequence ATGACCACAGAGCAGATGGGCCTTCGCGACCGGAAAAAGCTACAGACCAGGGAGAACATCTCCGATCAGGCGACCAGGCTGTTCCTCGAGCACGGCTTCGACAAGGTCACGATCGCCGACGTCGCGGCCGCCGCACAGGTCGCCAAGATGACGGTCACCAACTACTTCCCGCGCAAGGAGGACCTCGCCCTCGACCTGCGCGACGTGTTCGTCGACCAACTCGCCCGCGTCGTCCGCGAGCGCGAGCCGGGCCAATCCGCACTGGCGGCCCTGCGCGCCGCCTATCTGACGGCGGCGACCGAGCAGGACCCGGTGGCGGGCTTCTCCGGCCCCGAGTTCGCCGGCATGATCGCGGACAGCCCGGCACTGCTGGCTCGGCTCCGCGAATTCCACGACGACCGGCAGCAGGCGCTCGCCGACACCTTGGCGGCCGAAACCGGTACAGCCGCAACGGATATCACGCCCCGGGTGGCGGCGGCCCAGCTGGGCGGGGTACACCGGGTGCTGTTCGACGAGACCATGCGGCGCACCCTCGCAGGGGAGTCCAACGACCGAATAGCCGCGGCACTCGTCGAATACATCGGCATCGCGTTCGACGCGCTCACGCCGTCACTCGCGGACTACGCGGTGCGCTGA
- a CDS encoding lipase family protein gives MKLVAALAVLAAGLPIALAGQVAAEPGTPPVAPALPFPIPPMPPGFDPAFYRPAPDKFADLAPGQLIAARQVHVANLSLIPVNVDAWQLSYRSTNTRGEPIAAVATVLKPRGYVADRPLFSYQIAEDSTGNYCMPSYQLQMGSIPATITGSVLVAAQFLEVQAALAQGWAVVVPDHQGPDSAYAAGPLAGRITLDGIRAAEHFDPMQLSGTATRVGLMGYSGGAIATGHAAELKQSYAPELNVVGVAEGGIPADLSAALQMANGNLSAGLIFAGALGVSREYPELRDFLDENMNGLGKLMMAAKEQLCASYQSIFFPFANNIGMLAKNPFTDPKVTAVLDKTKMGKAVPDMPMLMYQANPDWLIPVGPVNDLVDYYAQDPNARVEYVRDHFSEHLTLDPIAAPRALLWLADRFAGKPVATGVHTTDVGSMMLDQATWQVWGETVGTVLAAAFQQPIGSGR, from the coding sequence ATGAAGTTGGTCGCGGCCCTCGCCGTGCTGGCGGCCGGGCTGCCGATCGCCCTCGCCGGGCAGGTCGCCGCCGAACCGGGCACTCCCCCGGTCGCGCCCGCCCTGCCGTTCCCGATCCCGCCGATGCCGCCCGGTTTCGATCCCGCCTTCTATCGCCCGGCCCCGGACAAGTTCGCCGATCTCGCGCCCGGTCAGCTCATCGCGGCCCGGCAAGTGCACGTGGCGAATCTGTCGCTCATCCCGGTCAACGTGGATGCCTGGCAGCTGTCGTACCGCTCGACCAACACCCGCGGCGAACCCATCGCCGCGGTGGCCACCGTGCTGAAGCCGCGCGGCTACGTGGCCGACCGGCCGCTGTTCTCGTACCAGATCGCGGAGGACTCCACCGGCAACTACTGCATGCCGTCCTACCAGTTGCAGATGGGTTCCATCCCGGCGACGATCACCGGATCGGTGCTGGTCGCCGCCCAGTTCCTGGAGGTGCAGGCGGCCCTGGCACAGGGCTGGGCAGTGGTCGTCCCGGACCACCAGGGGCCAGATTCCGCCTATGCCGCAGGGCCTTTGGCGGGTCGCATCACCCTCGACGGCATCCGCGCGGCGGAGCACTTCGACCCGATGCAGTTGTCCGGCACCGCGACCCGGGTCGGCTTGATGGGCTACTCCGGCGGCGCCATCGCCACCGGTCACGCCGCCGAACTGAAGCAGAGCTACGCACCCGAACTCAACGTCGTCGGCGTGGCCGAGGGCGGCATCCCCGCCGACCTGTCGGCCGCGCTGCAGATGGCCAACGGCAACCTGTCCGCCGGGCTGATCTTCGCCGGCGCGCTCGGCGTCTCCCGCGAATACCCGGAGCTGCGCGATTTCCTGGACGAGAACATGAACGGCCTCGGCAAGCTGATGATGGCGGCCAAGGAACAGCTCTGCGCGAGCTACCAGTCGATCTTCTTCCCGTTCGCGAACAACATCGGCATGCTCGCCAAGAATCCGTTCACCGATCCGAAGGTGACCGCGGTGCTGGACAAGACCAAAATGGGTAAGGCCGTCCCGGACATGCCGATGCTCATGTACCAGGCCAACCCGGACTGGTTGATCCCGGTGGGACCGGTCAACGACCTCGTCGACTACTACGCTCAGGACCCGAATGCGCGCGTCGAATACGTCCGCGACCACTTCAGCGAGCACCTGACGCTCGATCCGATCGCCGCGCCCCGCGCCCTGCTGTGGCTGGCCGACCGGTTCGCGGGCAAGCCGGTGGCGACCGGTGTGCACACCACCGATGTCGGTTCGATGATGCTCGACCAAGCCACCTGGCAGGTGTGGGGCGAGACGGTCGGCACGGTGCTGGCGGCCGCGTTCCAGCAACCGATCGGCAGCGGTCGCTGA
- a CDS encoding PadR family transcriptional regulator, which yields MATKRKVNNLLALAVLSVMMERPMHRYEIAQTLREHGKDQDMAIKWGSLYTVVQSLEKAGFLEIVGSERDGARPERVIYRITEPGRTELTDWTRELVAEPEPEQHRFVAGLSVLSVLPPDEVVELLGKRIEALDRAIDVVRGELDKLATSELPRLFTIETEYGVAMLEAEVAWARSFRDEIRDGTFDGVDWWRQIHAGGFSAADAIAAVKEKLDWQI from the coding sequence ATGGCCACGAAGCGCAAGGTGAACAACCTGCTCGCGCTCGCGGTGCTCTCGGTGATGATGGAGCGGCCGATGCACCGCTACGAGATCGCGCAGACCCTGCGGGAACACGGCAAAGACCAGGACATGGCGATCAAGTGGGGCTCGCTCTACACGGTCGTGCAGAGCCTGGAGAAGGCCGGCTTCCTGGAGATCGTCGGCAGCGAGCGCGACGGCGCTCGACCGGAACGGGTGATCTACCGCATCACCGAGCCGGGCCGCACCGAACTCACCGACTGGACCAGGGAATTGGTCGCCGAGCCGGAGCCCGAGCAGCACCGGTTCGTCGCGGGTCTGTCCGTGCTCTCGGTGCTGCCCCCTGACGAGGTGGTCGAGTTGCTCGGCAAACGCATCGAAGCGCTCGATCGCGCCATCGATGTCGTGCGCGGCGAACTCGACAAGCTCGCAACGAGCGAGTTGCCCCGGTTGTTCACCATCGAGACGGAATACGGCGTCGCGATGCTGGAAGCCGAAGTCGCATGGGCGCGTTCGTTCCGCGACGAAATCCGGGACGGCACCTTCGACGGCGTGGACTGGTGGCGGCAGATCCACGCGGGCGGCTTTTCCGCCGCCGACGCCATCGCCGCAGTGAAGGAGAAGCTGGACTGGCAGATCTGA
- a CDS encoding sigma-70 family RNA polymerase sigma factor produces MTTYCTARPAPFGGTVSEDPIKDYLRLIGRTPLLTATQEVELATRIEAGVQAAQRLAEEDELDVAQRRALQRRVAEGQRAKDHMVEANLRLVVSIAKRYPLPAGLSLLDLVQEGTLGMMRAVEKFDHHRGLKFSTYATWWIKQGIGRALADQGRTIRIPVHVVEVLNRVTRAQRALTQQLGRAATAAELAAELDLTEDKVREVLDHAREPISLHTPLGDDAGEFGELIADTAPDPAEVALATSVRGHLDKVLAGLAGREAEVLALRFGLNGGDPKSLDEIGKVYGVSRERARQIEAKGLAKLRQTTRARALEGLLG; encoded by the coding sequence GTGACCACGTACTGCACCGCTCGCCCCGCTCCGTTCGGCGGCACCGTCTCCGAGGACCCGATCAAGGACTACCTGCGGCTCATCGGCCGCACCCCGCTGCTCACCGCGACGCAGGAGGTCGAGCTGGCCACCCGCATCGAGGCGGGCGTGCAAGCCGCACAGCGCCTGGCCGAAGAGGACGAACTCGACGTCGCGCAACGCCGCGCGTTGCAGCGCCGCGTGGCCGAGGGGCAGCGGGCCAAGGACCACATGGTCGAGGCGAATCTGCGCCTGGTCGTGTCCATCGCCAAGCGCTACCCGCTGCCCGCCGGCCTGTCCCTGCTCGACCTGGTGCAGGAGGGCACCCTCGGCATGATGCGCGCGGTGGAGAAGTTCGATCACCATCGCGGGCTCAAGTTCTCCACCTACGCGACCTGGTGGATCAAGCAGGGCATCGGCCGTGCGCTGGCCGACCAGGGCCGCACGATCCGGATTCCGGTGCACGTCGTCGAGGTACTCAACCGGGTGACGCGAGCCCAGCGCGCGCTGACCCAGCAGCTAGGGCGCGCCGCCACCGCGGCGGAACTCGCGGCCGAACTGGACCTGACCGAGGACAAGGTGCGCGAGGTGCTCGACCATGCGCGCGAGCCGATTTCGCTGCACACTCCGCTGGGCGACGACGCGGGCGAGTTCGGTGAACTGATCGCGGACACCGCGCCGGACCCGGCCGAGGTGGCGTTGGCCACATCGGTCCGCGGTCACCTCGACAAAGTGCTCGCCGGGCTGGCCGGGCGCGAAGCCGAGGTGCTCGCCCTGCGTTTCGGCCTGAACGGCGGCGATCCGAAGTCGCTCGACGAGATCGGCAAGGTCTACGGGGTATCCCGCGAGCGGGCCCGGCAGATCGAGGCGAAGGGCCTGGCCAAGCTGCGGCAGACGACCCGCGCGCGGGCGCTGGAGGGACTGCTCGGCTGA
- a CDS encoding TetR/AcrR family transcriptional regulator translates to MTIVGRQYGGRAVTERKAERRQRFLDAATRIFAERGYANCSLADVCTAAALSKRQFYEEFQTREDVLVAAYDRIQDEAAVALLPALAELDPGADLTAALNAVVSAYLGSIGSDPYRAKVAFIEVVGVSDRMERHRRERRHAWAELLEAAVVPRVAPGARIRGGTAWGASALIGAINGLAHEWVLADPRPPVGELVDVLVPMALAMLEVPGQRTA, encoded by the coding sequence GTGACCATCGTGGGTAGGCAGTACGGCGGACGCGCCGTCACGGAGCGCAAGGCGGAACGGCGTCAGCGCTTCCTCGATGCGGCGACGCGGATATTCGCCGAGCGCGGCTATGCGAACTGCTCGCTGGCCGACGTCTGCACCGCGGCGGCGCTGTCCAAGCGGCAGTTCTACGAGGAGTTCCAGACTCGGGAAGACGTGCTGGTCGCCGCCTACGACCGGATTCAGGACGAGGCCGCCGTGGCGCTGCTCCCGGCCCTGGCCGAACTCGATCCGGGCGCCGATCTGACCGCCGCGTTGAACGCGGTGGTCTCGGCCTACCTGGGTTCGATCGGCTCCGATCCGTACCGTGCCAAGGTCGCCTTCATCGAGGTGGTCGGCGTCAGCGACCGGATGGAGCGGCACCGCCGGGAACGGCGGCACGCATGGGCCGAGTTGCTCGAGGCCGCGGTCGTGCCGCGAGTGGCCCCGGGCGCTCGTATTCGCGGCGGGACCGCTTGGGGCGCAAGCGCGCTCATCGGCGCGATCAACGGTCTCGCGCACGAGTGGGTGCTCGCCGACCCGCGCCCCCCGGTCGGCGAACTGGTGGACGTGCTGGTGCCGATGGCGCTGGCCATGCTGGAAGTGCCGGGTCAGCGCACCGCGTAG
- a CDS encoding helix-turn-helix domain-containing protein, with the protein MTTAIETPGFARQLKHWRTLRRVSQLDLAIRADTTQRHLSFLEQGRSRPGRTMVVRLAESLELSLRERNALLLAAGYAPAFPESALDTPELGPVREALTTILDGHRPYPALVVRPHGILLAANDAFAVLTEGAAATLLEPPVNVLRLALHPDGLARRVVNLPEWGKHVTEALNGRLARSPDPALEELVQELEGYLPQAEPGPDHLGFAVPLRLRSPDGELRLITTLTSFATATDITLAELHLEAFLPADEQTAQILRKRAAQEYGPR; encoded by the coding sequence ATGACAACGGCGATCGAGACGCCGGGATTCGCCCGGCAGCTGAAGCATTGGCGGACCCTGCGCCGGGTCAGCCAGCTGGACCTGGCGATCCGGGCGGACACCACGCAGCGGCACTTGAGCTTCCTGGAACAGGGACGGTCGCGACCGGGCCGCACCATGGTGGTGCGGCTGGCCGAATCGCTGGAATTGTCGCTGCGGGAACGCAACGCGCTGCTCCTCGCCGCCGGATACGCGCCCGCCTTTCCCGAATCCGCGCTGGACACACCGGAATTGGGTCCGGTCCGAGAGGCCCTGACAACGATCCTGGACGGCCATCGACCCTATCCGGCGCTGGTGGTGCGCCCACACGGCATCCTGCTCGCCGCCAACGACGCGTTCGCCGTGCTCACCGAGGGCGCGGCGGCCACACTGCTGGAACCGCCGGTCAACGTGCTCCGGCTCGCGCTGCATCCCGACGGGCTCGCGCGGCGCGTGGTGAACCTGCCCGAGTGGGGCAAACACGTGACCGAAGCGCTGAACGGCCGCCTCGCCCGCAGCCCCGACCCGGCTCTCGAAGAACTCGTCCAAGAGCTGGAAGGTTATCTCCCGCAGGCCGAACCGGGCCCCGACCACCTCGGCTTCGCGGTCCCGCTGCGGCTGCGCAGCCCCGACGGCGAACTACGGCTCATCACCACGCTGACCTCGTTCGCCACGGCCACCGACATCACCCTGGCCGAACTACACCTGGAGGCCTTCCTCCCCGCCGACGAGCAGACGGCGCAGATCCTGCGCAAGCGCGCAGCCCAGGAGTACGGACCGCGCTGA
- a CDS encoding ABC transporter ATP-binding protein, with the protein MQPDHQPALHLAGLCKRFGGPWVVDNVSLVVPPGSFFGLVGPNGAGKTTTLSMACGLLRPDGGRAEIFGADVWGDPVRAKTLAGVLPDGLALPERLTGRELLTYTGLLRGMPERIVAERTDELLSVFELTGAEGTLVVDYSAGMRKKIGLATALLHGPKLLVLDEPFEAVDPVSASTIRTILQRFVGAGGSVVLSSHVMALVENMCDRVAVITGGRVVAAGTLDEVRGQHTLEETFVRLVGGRVGGADGLSWLAS; encoded by the coding sequence GTGCAACCTGACCATCAGCCCGCATTACACCTGGCCGGCCTGTGCAAACGCTTCGGCGGCCCCTGGGTGGTCGACAACGTGAGCCTCGTGGTGCCGCCCGGTTCATTCTTCGGCCTGGTCGGCCCCAACGGGGCGGGCAAGACGACGACGCTGTCGATGGCCTGCGGGCTGTTGCGGCCCGACGGCGGGCGGGCCGAGATCTTCGGGGCCGACGTCTGGGGCGACCCGGTGCGCGCGAAAACCCTGGCCGGTGTGCTGCCGGACGGGCTCGCGCTGCCCGAACGGCTCACCGGGCGCGAATTGCTCACCTACACCGGCCTTCTGCGCGGCATGCCGGAGCGCATCGTCGCCGAGCGCACCGACGAACTGCTCTCGGTGTTCGAATTGACCGGCGCCGAAGGCACTCTCGTCGTCGACTACTCCGCGGGTATGCGCAAGAAGATCGGGCTGGCCACCGCGCTGCTGCACGGGCCGAAGCTGCTGGTGCTCGACGAGCCGTTCGAAGCGGTGGATCCGGTGTCGGCGAGCACGATTCGCACGATCCTGCAACGCTTCGTCGGGGCAGGCGGCTCGGTGGTGCTGTCGAGTCACGTGATGGCGCTGGTGGAGAACATGTGCGACCGCGTCGCGGTGATCACCGGGGGAAGGGTGGTCGCCGCGGGCACGCTGGACGAGGTGCGCGGACAGCATACGTTGGAAGAGACCTTTGTCCGGCTGGTCGGCGGCCGGGTCGGGGGAGCGGACGGGCTGTCGTGGCTGGCGTCCTGA
- a CDS encoding LysR family transcriptional regulator, with the protein MSDRDPDGNLDLNQLRTFLAVHRAGSITAGARLVGLSQPTVTAQLQALEKRLGQRLFERLPRGVAPTAAAAELAARIAEPMDALTAAAGPADPAASAPQPPVRLAGPAEMLAVQALPALAPLIQRGVRLAVTAGLSEELLTGLRAGHYDLVVSTVRPRGRTVLAEPLIDEEFVLVAAPALAARIDLDRLRADGPAALSGVPLVSYAADLPILRRYWRHVFGLRLTAAPAVVVADLRAVAAAVAAGAGISVLPRYLCAPQLRSGALVALLEPSDPPINTGFLVRRPGTTLPHVDLVHTQLRRAARTW; encoded by the coding sequence GTGAGCGATAGGGATCCCGATGGCAACTTGGATCTGAATCAGCTCCGCACCTTCCTCGCGGTGCATCGGGCGGGTTCGATCACCGCGGGCGCGCGGCTGGTGGGGTTGTCGCAGCCGACCGTGACGGCGCAGTTGCAGGCGCTGGAGAAGCGCCTGGGGCAGCGGCTGTTCGAGCGTCTGCCGCGGGGCGTCGCGCCGACCGCGGCGGCCGCCGAACTGGCCGCGCGCATCGCCGAGCCGATGGACGCGCTGACGGCTGCCGCCGGGCCCGCCGATCCCGCGGCGTCCGCGCCACAGCCACCGGTCCGGCTGGCCGGGCCCGCGGAAATGCTTGCGGTGCAGGCTCTTCCCGCGTTGGCGCCGCTGATCCAGCGCGGTGTCCGGCTGGCCGTGACCGCCGGACTCTCCGAGGAGTTGCTGACTGGTTTACGGGCCGGGCACTACGACCTGGTGGTCTCGACGGTCCGCCCGCGAGGGCGCACCGTCCTCGCCGAGCCGTTGATCGATGAGGAGTTCGTCTTGGTCGCCGCCCCGGCACTGGCCGCGCGCATCGATCTCGATCGGCTGCGCGCGGACGGTCCGGCCGCGCTGTCCGGGGTGCCGTTGGTCAGCTATGCCGCCGATCTGCCGATCCTGCGCCGGTATTGGCGGCACGTCTTCGGCCTCCGTCTGACGGCCGCGCCGGCGGTCGTCGTCGCGGACCTGCGGGCCGTCGCCGCCGCGGTCGCGGCGGGTGCGGGCATCAGTGTGCTGCCCCGTTATCTCTGTGCGCCACAACTGCGTTCAGGAGCCCTGGTCGCGCTCTTGGAGCCGTCGGACCCGCCGATCAACACCGGTTTCCTCGTCCGGCGGCCCGGCACCACCCTGCCCCACGTCGACCTGGTGCACACCCAGCTCCGCCGCGCCGCCCGCACGTGGTGA
- a CDS encoding FAD-dependent monooxygenase, giving the protein MSETRTALVIGGGIAGPVTATALRKAGIDARVYEAYPGPSYNIGSGLALAPNGIAALDIIGVGDAVRAIAYPVTGQSLSVGGKLYTVPGIPGMALHVVDRSELHRVLHDHAVEAGVPFEYNKRLVDVVEDESGITARFTDGSTATADVLIGADGIRSTVRGLIDPNAPGPDYTGMLGFGAVTECSADIAPDTMTFAFGKRAYYLYGKTPDGRVMWGVNLPSKQYMSLTEARALPAAHWLGILRDVYGDDTPGGELARNTTEEQLEITGALHIMPPVPHWSRGRMVLVGDSVHAPSNSSGQGASLAIESAVQLARCLRDLPTPKAAFVAYEELRRERVERITAAAAKINHSKTPGPVGRKIMNLLMPIMVRTVMNPEKTQGLNFRYRIDWDAPVQRELAAAA; this is encoded by the coding sequence ATGTCCGAAACACGAACCGCACTGGTCATCGGCGGCGGCATCGCCGGACCGGTCACCGCGACCGCGCTGCGCAAAGCCGGCATCGACGCCCGCGTCTACGAGGCCTATCCCGGCCCGTCCTACAACATCGGCAGCGGCCTCGCACTCGCGCCGAACGGCATTGCCGCACTGGACATCATCGGGGTAGGCGATGCCGTCCGCGCCATCGCCTACCCCGTCACCGGGCAGAGCCTCTCGGTCGGCGGCAAGCTCTACACCGTGCCCGGGATTCCCGGCATGGCGCTGCACGTGGTGGACCGCAGCGAGTTGCACCGCGTCCTGCACGATCACGCGGTCGAAGCGGGCGTTCCTTTCGAATACAACAAGCGTCTGGTCGACGTCGTCGAGGACGAGTCCGGTATCACCGCCCGCTTCACCGACGGCAGCACCGCCACCGCCGATGTGCTGATCGGTGCGGATGGCATCCGCTCCACGGTTCGCGGCCTGATCGATCCGAACGCGCCTGGGCCCGACTACACCGGCATGCTCGGGTTCGGCGCGGTCACCGAATGCAGCGCCGACATCGCGCCCGACACAATGACCTTCGCGTTCGGCAAGCGGGCCTACTACCTGTACGGGAAGACACCGGACGGTCGCGTGATGTGGGGCGTCAATCTGCCGAGCAAGCAGTACATGTCGCTCACCGAGGCGCGTGCGCTGCCGGCGGCGCACTGGCTCGGCATCCTGCGCGACGTCTACGGTGACGACACGCCCGGCGGTGAACTCGCGCGCAACACCACCGAGGAACAGTTGGAGATCACCGGGGCGCTGCACATCATGCCGCCGGTGCCGCACTGGTCGCGCGGCCGCATGGTGCTGGTCGGCGATTCGGTGCACGCGCCGTCCAACAGCTCGGGGCAGGGCGCGTCGCTGGCCATCGAGAGCGCCGTCCAGTTGGCTCGTTGCCTGCGCGACTTGCCCACGCCCAAAGCCGCTTTCGTCGCCTACGAGGAATTGCGCCGGGAGCGTGTCGAGCGGATCACGGCCGCCGCGGCGAAGATCAACCACAGCAAGACACCGGGGCCGGTGGGGCGCAAGATCATGAACCTGCTCATGCCGATCATGGTCAGGACCGTGATGAACCCGGAGAAGACCCAGGGGCTGAACTTCCGGTACCGGATCGACTGGGACGCGCCGGTGCAGCGGGAACTCGCCGCCGCGGCCTGA
- a CDS encoding MDR family MFS transporter, giving the protein MTGAVAVAEKTPEPMSRAKINLVFATIVLGMLLAALDQTIVSTALPTIVADLGEAGHMAWVVTAYLLAEAVATALAGKLGDLFGRKLIFQLSALIFIAGSMIAGLANGMTMLIVARGIQGFGGGGLMVTAMALIADTIPLRQRGKYQGALGAVFGVTTVIGPTLGGLFTDHASWRWCFYVNVPVAIIMIAMSARTIPRVRAAVKPIIDYAGIGLVAVAVSTLILGLEWGGQEYPWGSPTILGLFVASAVLFAAFVAVELRAKEPMLPMGLFRSRVFTVCSILSFICGFAMLGSITYLPAYLQYVDGVSATMSGVRSLPLVAGLLVTSILSGQVVGKTGHYRYFPIVGTLVMALGLYLMSTMGRDTGIWEESLYMMVLGLGIGLTMQVLTIVVQNTVPYAQLGTATSGVTFFRTLGSTFGTAIFGTLYSNEIGPNLRAALLEAKVVPPEVAANPQSLQAVPKDVAAPIIDAYADTIDHVFVWVVPVALVGFVVAWFLKEVPLRDSARVSAGDVGEGFSVPDSADRVVQLERAIAGTLRKDEDRPIGPRILADAGSTLSRGEAWALGQVYLRDRAGGTASLDVIARAHKLPDDVLEPIYRKVAERGYLVDDGRELRLTENGQAELNRLKAAWRRWLDTRLVDWNNDDPADRVLFDQALDNLAGKLLEQEAAEHEHTRA; this is encoded by the coding sequence ATGACCGGTGCAGTCGCTGTCGCCGAGAAAACCCCCGAGCCGATGAGCCGGGCGAAGATCAACCTCGTGTTCGCCACGATTGTGCTCGGCATGCTGCTGGCGGCACTGGATCAGACGATCGTCTCGACGGCGCTGCCGACGATCGTCGCCGACCTCGGCGAAGCCGGGCACATGGCCTGGGTGGTCACGGCCTATCTGCTCGCCGAGGCGGTGGCTACCGCGCTGGCGGGCAAACTCGGCGACCTGTTCGGACGCAAACTGATCTTCCAGCTCAGTGCGCTGATCTTCATCGCGGGCTCGATGATCGCGGGCCTGGCCAACGGGATGACGATGCTGATCGTGGCCCGCGGTATCCAGGGTTTCGGCGGCGGCGGGCTGATGGTCACCGCGATGGCGCTGATCGCCGACACCATCCCGCTGCGCCAGCGTGGCAAGTATCAGGGCGCGCTGGGCGCGGTGTTCGGCGTCACCACGGTGATCGGCCCGACCCTCGGCGGGTTGTTCACCGATCACGCGAGCTGGCGCTGGTGCTTCTACGTCAACGTGCCGGTCGCGATCATCATGATCGCGATGTCGGCGCGCACCATCCCGCGGGTGCGCGCCGCCGTCAAGCCGATCATCGACTACGCGGGCATCGGCCTTGTCGCCGTGGCGGTTTCCACGCTGATCCTCGGCTTGGAGTGGGGCGGGCAGGAGTACCCGTGGGGCTCGCCGACCATCCTCGGCTTGTTCGTCGCCTCGGCGGTGCTGTTCGCGGCGTTCGTGGCCGTCGAGCTGCGGGCGAAGGAACCGATGCTGCCCATGGGATTGTTCCGCAGCCGGGTCTTCACCGTGTGCTCGATCCTGAGTTTCATCTGCGGCTTCGCCATGCTCGGGTCGATCACCTATCTGCCCGCGTATCTGCAATACGTGGACGGGGTTTCGGCCACCATGTCCGGCGTGCGCTCGTTGCCGCTGGTGGCCGGCCTGCTGGTGACCTCGATCCTGTCCGGCCAGGTGGTCGGCAAGACCGGGCACTATCGGTACTTCCCGATCGTCGGCACGCTGGTGATGGCGCTCGGGCTGTATCTGATGTCGACCATGGGCCGCGACACCGGCATCTGGGAAGAGTCGCTGTACATGATGGTGCTCGGCCTGGGCATCGGCCTGACCATGCAGGTGCTCACCATCGTCGTGCAGAACACCGTCCCGTACGCCCAGCTCGGCACCGCCACCTCCGGTGTCACCTTCTTCCGCACTCTCGGAAGTACCTTCGGCACAGCCATTTTCGGCACCCTGTACAGCAACGAGATCGGCCCGAACCTGCGCGCGGCGCTGCTCGAGGCCAAGGTGGTCCCACCTGAGGTGGCCGCGAATCCGCAGTCGCTGCAAGCGGTTCCGAAAGACGTGGCGGCGCCGATCATCGATGCCTACGCCGACACCATCGATCACGTCTTCGTGTGGGTGGTGCCGGTCGCGCTGGTCGGTTTCGTCGTCGCCTGGTTCCTCAAAGAGGTGCCGCTGCGCGACAGTGCCCGGGTGAGTGCGGGCGATGTGGGCGAAGGCTTTTCGGTGCCGGATTCGGCCGACCGCGTGGTGCAGCTGGAACGCGCGATCGCGGGCACCCTGCGCAAGGACGAGGACCGGCCGATCGGGCCGCGGATTCTCGCGGACGCGGGCAGCACGCTGAGTCGCGGTGAGGCATGGGCGCTCGGCCAGGTCTATCTGCGTGATCGCGCCGGGGGCACGGCCTCGCTGGACGTGATCGCACGGGCGCACAAACTCCCCGACGACGTGCTCGAGCCGATCTATCGCAAGGTGGCCGAGCGCGGCTATCTCGTGGACGACGGTCGTGAACTGCGACTGACCGAGAACGGACAGGCCGAGCTGAACCGGCTCAAAGCGGCTTGGCGCCGCTGGCTCGACACCCGGCTGGTCGACTGGAACAACGACGACCCCGCCGATCGCGTGCTGTTCGATCAGGCGTTGGACAACCTCGCGGGCAAACTGCTCGAGCAGGAGGCGGCCGAGCACGAGCACACGCGCGCCTGA